A genomic segment from Acidimicrobiales bacterium encodes:
- the rplA gene encoding 50S ribosomal protein L1 produces the protein MAKGKKYTDALKRFDREGMHGPSEAVDLVKSLANANFDETVELAVRLGVDPRKADQIVRGTVGLPSGTGKDVRVAVFAAGEAATAAREAGADIVGADDLAAQVEGGMLDFDVAIATPDMMPLVGRLGRVLGPRGLMPNPKTGTVTTDVAKAVGEFKGGKVEYRTDRYGNIHVPVGKVSFTPDALLENLRAVLDELNRAKPASSKGRYMRRIALSSTMGPGVKIDPGRLRETADAA, from the coding sequence ATGGCGAAAGGCAAGAAGTACACCGACGCGCTGAAGCGCTTCGACCGCGAGGGGATGCACGGGCCGTCCGAGGCCGTCGACCTCGTGAAGTCCCTGGCGAACGCCAACTTCGACGAGACCGTCGAGCTGGCCGTGCGGCTGGGCGTCGACCCCCGCAAGGCCGACCAGATCGTGCGTGGCACGGTCGGCCTGCCCTCGGGCACCGGCAAGGACGTCCGCGTCGCGGTGTTCGCCGCCGGTGAGGCCGCCACCGCCGCCCGCGAGGCCGGCGCCGACATCGTGGGCGCCGACGACCTCGCCGCCCAGGTCGAAGGCGGCATGCTCGACTTCGACGTGGCCATCGCCACGCCCGACATGATGCCGCTCGTCGGTCGTCTCGGTCGGGTGCTCGGCCCCCGCGGCCTCATGCCCAACCCGAAGACCGGCACGGTCACGACCGACGTGGCCAAGGCGGTCGGCGAGTTCAAGGGCGGCAAGGTGGAGTACCGCACCGACCGCTACGGCAACATCCACGTGCCGGTCGGGAAGGTGTCGTTCACGCCCGATGCGCTGCTCGAGAACCTGCGAGCCGTGCTCGACGAGCTGAACCGGGCCAAGCCGGCGTCGTCCAAGGGCCGCTACATGAGGCGCATCGCTCTGTCGTCGACGATGGGCCCGGGAGTCAAGATCGACCCGGGCCGTCTGCGCGAGACCGCGGACGCTGCCTAG